One Streptosporangium sp. NBC_01495 DNA window includes the following coding sequences:
- a CDS encoding nuclease-related domain-containing protein has protein sequence MLAGILLASLPLGLTAAVVAAIVDTVLRARSNSSVPAWRRASVAERRTEMQLKRLERGGYRTLHARAIPGSEAQIDHLVVGPTGVYAVDSEKWDKRLPVRVQSHRKLFHGPFNQKPRLDEARWEASQAGELIGAELGREVTIVPSLAIYGPAIPWKVLNVREVDVFDGSRVRKWITKRERSLTDAEIDRIFEAAEQVLPARYPEN, from the coding sequence GTGCTCGCGGGCATCCTGCTGGCCAGCTTGCCGCTGGGCCTCACCGCCGCCGTGGTGGCCGCGATCGTCGACACGGTGCTTCGCGCCCGTTCCAACTCCTCGGTGCCCGCCTGGCGGCGCGCCTCGGTCGCGGAGCGGCGCACGGAGATGCAGCTGAAACGGCTGGAGCGCGGGGGTTACCGCACCCTGCACGCCCGCGCGATTCCCGGCAGCGAGGCCCAGATCGACCATCTGGTCGTGGGCCCCACCGGCGTCTACGCGGTCGACTCCGAGAAGTGGGACAAGCGCCTGCCGGTCCGCGTCCAGTCGCACCGCAAGCTCTTCCACGGCCCGTTCAACCAGAAGCCCCGCCTCGACGAGGCCCGCTGGGAGGCCTCCCAGGCCGGAGAGCTGATCGGCGCCGAGCTGGGCCGCGAGGTCACGATCGTGCCGTCCCTGGCGATCTACGGCCCGGCCATCCCCTGGAAGGTCCTCAACGTCCGCGAGGTCGACGTATTCGACGGCAGTCGTGTCCGTAAATGGATCACCAAGCGGGAACGCTCACTCACCGACGCCGAGATCGACAGGATCTTCGAGGCCGCCGAGCAGGTCCTGCCCGCCCGCTACCCGGAGAACTGA
- a CDS encoding amidase: MTHIHDLNALEQAAAVRRREISPVEITEHYLDRIVRLDPRVGAYVTVTPELALEQAHKVEARVLAGEDPSPLAGVPIPIKDLNLVKDVPIRFGSATYEDFVAPVDDSVVERLREAGTIMLGKTATPEFGLPCYTETSVSPPSRTPWDLSRSAGGSSGGAAAAVAAGLAPAAQGSDGAGSIRIPASVCGLFGLKPSRGRISFAPIIPDLAGLSTNGPITRTVADAAALLDVMAHHNPGDLYHAPPPELGSFGAYAGRDPGRLRIARYAEPLVPGAVVEPEVLAAYEHASAELAALGHEVVDIDPPFGPELVPRFVTLWYSFSCMHPVDLTRQDRLRPLTAWLRERGFATPAPDFLQAQSGLQLATRMGLRATDPYDAVLTPTVTQPPRPVGWFEDVDDPEETFERMKRFAAFPAVYNVSGQPAVNLPLYWSAEGLPIGVMLAGRFGEEGTLISVSSQIEAARGGFWGERRPATW, encoded by the coding sequence GTGACCCACATTCACGATCTTAACGCCCTGGAGCAGGCGGCAGCTGTGCGGCGCAGGGAGATCTCACCCGTCGAGATCACCGAGCACTACCTCGATCGGATCGTCCGCCTGGACCCCCGGGTCGGCGCCTACGTGACGGTGACCCCCGAACTCGCCCTGGAGCAGGCCCACAAGGTCGAGGCCCGAGTGCTCGCGGGGGAGGACCCCTCACCCCTGGCCGGGGTGCCGATCCCGATCAAGGACCTCAACCTCGTCAAGGACGTGCCGATCCGCTTCGGCTCGGCCACGTACGAGGACTTCGTCGCGCCGGTGGACGACAGCGTGGTCGAGCGGCTCAGGGAGGCCGGGACGATCATGCTCGGCAAGACCGCGACCCCCGAGTTCGGGCTGCCGTGCTACACCGAGACCTCCGTCTCCCCGCCCAGCCGTACCCCGTGGGACCTCTCCCGGTCGGCGGGAGGGTCCAGCGGCGGCGCGGCGGCCGCGGTCGCCGCGGGCCTGGCCCCCGCCGCGCAGGGCAGCGACGGCGCCGGGTCGATCCGCATCCCCGCCTCGGTCTGCGGGCTGTTCGGCCTCAAGCCCTCCCGGGGCAGGATCAGCTTCGCGCCGATCATCCCCGACCTGGCGGGCCTGTCGACCAACGGCCCGATCACCAGGACCGTCGCCGACGCCGCCGCGCTGCTCGACGTGATGGCCCACCACAACCCCGGTGACCTCTACCACGCGCCGCCGCCCGAGCTCGGCTCCTTCGGCGCGTACGCGGGCCGCGACCCCGGGCGCCTGCGGATCGCCCGCTACGCCGAGCCGCTGGTCCCCGGCGCGGTGGTGGAGCCCGAGGTGCTCGCCGCCTACGAGCACGCCTCGGCGGAGCTGGCGGCGCTCGGGCACGAGGTGGTCGACATCGACCCGCCGTTCGGGCCCGAGCTGGTGCCGCGGTTCGTGACGCTCTGGTACTCGTTCTCCTGCATGCACCCGGTCGACCTGACCAGGCAGGACAGGCTCAGGCCGCTGACCGCCTGGCTGCGCGAGCGCGGCTTCGCCACGCCCGCCCCCGACTTCCTGCAGGCCCAGTCGGGGCTGCAGCTCGCCACCCGGATGGGCCTGCGGGCGACCGACCCGTACGACGCGGTGCTCACCCCGACCGTGACGCAGCCGCCCCGGCCCGTGGGCTGGTTCGAGGACGTCGACGACCCCGAGGAGACCTTCGAGCGGATGAAGCGGTTCGCCGCCTTCCCCGCCGTCTACAACGTCAGCGGCCAGCCCGCGGTGAACCTCCCGCTGTACTGGAGCGCCGAGGGTCTCCCGATCGGCGTGATGCTGGCCGGCAGGTTCGGCGAGGAGGGCACCCTGATCTCCGTGTCGTCGCAGATCGAGGCCGCCAGAGGGGGTTTCTGGGGAGAGCGCAGGCCCGCCACCTGGTAG
- a CDS encoding DUF5130 family protein, which yields MLTLTSTQGDDVREALRAAERRTGLRFAAYLGPAIGPRRHFSERLHAALGADADRAVLVFVDQRGRALEIVTGSLAGEWLPDAECRVAATSMAAVFGLGDLVGGLVTGVLLLADQASRRG from the coding sequence ATGCTCACCCTGACCTCGACACAGGGGGACGATGTCCGCGAGGCCCTGCGCGCCGCGGAACGGCGTACCGGGCTGCGCTTCGCCGCCTACCTCGGTCCGGCGATCGGGCCGCGCCGTCACTTCTCCGAGCGGCTGCACGCCGCGCTGGGAGCCGACGCCGACAGGGCCGTGCTCGTTTTCGTGGACCAGCGGGGCAGGGCCCTGGAGATCGTCACGGGCTCCCTGGCCGGGGAGTGGCTGCCCGACGCCGAGTGCCGCGTGGCCGCGACGTCGATGGCCGCGGTGTTCGGCCTGGGCGACCTGGTGGGCGGGCTGGTCACCGGGGTCCTGCTGCTCGCGGACCAGGCGTCGCGGCGCGGGTGA
- the pepN gene encoding aminopeptidase N, with translation MAGNLTRDEARERARLLSVRSYAVELDLTEGEERFESVTTVRFTSTRPGAGTFVDLAGAKVRRAVLNGVELDVSGYDPETGRLPLPGLAETNELRVDADCSYSRTGEGLHRFVDPVDKSVYLHSQFETADAHRMYACFDQPDLKATFELTVLAPSHWEVISNAAPDTAEELPEHRGRHGALQASRRWHFPPSPVMSTYITALCAGPYHKVTSEHDGIPLGLYCRASLAEHLDADNLFEVTRQGFDFFHRVFGVRYPFGKYDQLFVPEFNAGAMENAGCVTFLEDYVFRSRVTDAVIERRAETILHEMAHMWFGDLVTMRWWDDLWLNESFATYASVLCQAEATRWGQGAWTTFANVEKAWAYRQDQLPSTHPIAADIVDMHAVEVNFDGITYAKGASVLKQLVAYVGLDNFLAGVRAYFNEHAWGNTTLADLLGALERTSGRDLSSWSKEWLETSWVNTLRPSFTVDPEGRFLEFDVLQEAPADYPTLRSHRVAIGLYSVRDGELVRVKRVELDVVGARTAVAELVGEVQPDLVLINDDDLTYAKVRLDERSLRTVTEGGIGRFTESLPRALCWSAAWDMTRDAEMSTRDYLTLVISNIESVTDITVAQTVLRQARLAVQQYADPAWRPEGLSRLASALRGLVTAAAPGSDHQLAYLNALAAVATSTEDLAFLKGLLDGETVLDGLTVDTDLRWTLTGALVSGGLLGEEDIAHELLRDATATGERSAALCRAGIPTAQGKANAWAAIVEGKLSGALLRSTLVGFMDPRHPDLLEPYGEKYFEEIGRIWKSWTSDSAQNFANGCYPALNISPETVARTQDLISSTQPPQALKRLLLEGADGIGRALRAQAKDASAA, from the coding sequence GTGGCAGGCAATCTGACCCGTGACGAGGCGCGCGAGCGCGCACGGCTGCTCAGCGTGCGGTCCTATGCGGTGGAGCTCGACCTGACCGAGGGTGAGGAGCGCTTCGAGAGCGTCACCACGGTTCGCTTCACCAGCACCCGCCCGGGTGCGGGGACGTTCGTCGATCTGGCCGGCGCCAAGGTACGCAGGGCCGTCCTGAACGGCGTCGAGCTGGACGTGAGCGGCTACGACCCGGAGACCGGGCGGCTGCCGCTGCCGGGCCTGGCCGAGACCAACGAGCTGCGCGTGGACGCCGACTGTTCCTACAGCCGCACCGGCGAGGGCCTGCACCGCTTCGTCGATCCGGTCGACAAGAGCGTCTACCTGCACAGCCAGTTCGAGACGGCCGACGCGCACCGGATGTACGCGTGCTTCGACCAGCCCGACCTCAAGGCCACCTTCGAGCTGACCGTGCTCGCGCCGTCCCACTGGGAGGTCATCTCCAACGCGGCGCCCGACACGGCCGAGGAGCTGCCGGAGCACCGCGGCAGGCACGGCGCGCTCCAGGCGTCCAGGCGCTGGCACTTCCCGCCCTCCCCGGTGATGTCGACCTACATCACCGCGCTGTGCGCCGGGCCGTACCACAAGGTGACCTCCGAGCACGACGGCATCCCGCTGGGCCTGTACTGCCGGGCCTCGCTCGCCGAGCACCTCGACGCGGACAACCTCTTCGAGGTGACCAGGCAGGGCTTCGACTTCTTCCACAGGGTCTTCGGCGTCCGCTACCCGTTCGGGAAGTACGACCAGCTCTTCGTCCCCGAGTTCAACGCCGGGGCGATGGAGAACGCGGGCTGCGTGACCTTCCTGGAGGACTACGTCTTCCGCTCGCGCGTCACGGACGCGGTGATCGAGCGCCGCGCCGAGACGATCCTGCACGAGATGGCGCACATGTGGTTCGGTGACCTGGTCACCATGCGCTGGTGGGACGACCTGTGGCTGAACGAGTCGTTCGCCACCTACGCCTCGGTGCTCTGCCAGGCCGAGGCCACCCGCTGGGGCCAGGGCGCCTGGACGACCTTCGCCAACGTCGAGAAGGCCTGGGCCTACCGCCAGGACCAGCTGCCCTCGACCCACCCGATCGCCGCCGACATCGTCGACATGCACGCGGTCGAGGTCAACTTCGACGGGATCACGTACGCCAAGGGCGCCTCGGTCCTCAAGCAGCTCGTCGCCTACGTGGGGCTGGACAACTTCCTGGCCGGGGTCCGCGCCTACTTCAACGAGCACGCCTGGGGCAACACCACGCTCGCGGACCTGCTCGGCGCACTGGAGCGCACCTCGGGGCGCGACCTGTCCTCCTGGTCGAAGGAGTGGCTGGAGACCTCCTGGGTCAACACGCTGCGCCCGTCGTTCACCGTCGACCCCGAGGGCCGTTTCCTGGAGTTCGACGTGCTCCAGGAGGCCCCGGCCGACTACCCGACGCTGCGCTCGCACCGCGTCGCCATCGGCCTGTACTCCGTACGGGACGGCGAGCTGGTCCGCGTCAAGCGGGTCGAGCTGGACGTCGTCGGCGCGCGCACGGCCGTGGCCGAGCTGGTCGGCGAGGTCCAGCCGGACCTGGTCCTGATCAACGACGACGACCTGACGTACGCCAAGGTCAGGCTCGACGAGCGGTCGCTGCGGACCGTGACGGAGGGCGGCATCGGCAGGTTCACCGAGTCCCTGCCCCGCGCGCTGTGCTGGTCGGCCGCCTGGGACATGACCCGCGACGCCGAGATGTCCACCCGCGACTACCTCACCCTGGTCATCTCCAACATCGAGTCGGTCACGGACATCACGGTCGCCCAGACCGTGCTCCGCCAGGCCCGCCTGGCCGTCCAGCAGTACGCCGACCCCGCCTGGCGCCCCGAGGGCCTGTCCCGGCTGGCCTCCGCGCTGCGCGGCCTGGTCACCGCGGCCGCGCCCGGCTCCGACCACCAGCTCGCCTACCTGAACGCGCTGGCGGCCGTGGCCACCTCCACCGAGGACCTGGCGTTCCTGAAGGGGCTGCTGGACGGCGAGACGGTGCTCGACGGCCTCACCGTCGACACCGACCTGCGCTGGACGCTGACCGGCGCCCTGGTCTCCGGCGGCCTGCTCGGCGAGGAGGACATCGCCCATGAGCTGCTGCGCGACGCCACCGCGACGGGCGAGCGCTCCGCCGCGCTCTGCCGCGCCGGGATCCCGACGGCCCAGGGCAAGGCGAACGCCTGGGCCGCGATCGTCGAGGGCAAGCTGAGCGGCGCGCTGCTCCGCTCGACGCTCGTCGGTTTCATGGACCCGCGCCACCCGGACCTGCTGGAGCCGTACGGGGAGAAGTACTTCGAGGAGATCGGCAGGATCTGGAAGTCCTGGACCTCCGACAGCGCCCAGAACTTCGCGAACGGCTGCTACCCGGCGCTGAACATCTCCCCCGAGACGGTCGCCAGGACCCAGGACCTCATCTCGTCCACCCAGCCGCCGCAGGCCCTCAAGCGCCTGCTGCTCGAGGGCGCCGACGGCATCGGCCGCGCCCTGCGCGCCCAGGCCAAGGACGCCTCGGCGGCCTGA
- a CDS encoding mycothiol-dependent nitroreductase Rv2466c family protein, translated as MTERTPVDLWFDPFCPFAWMTSRWLLEVEKVRSIEPRWHIMSLNVLNEDKDVPESYRELIAKAIGPVRVVTAVQEKYDSETVGRLYTELGTRLHNQGRAKELDRLRETVEEALEAAGLDRAFADAMDSTEFDEALRASHNDGIDRVGQEVGTPVISVEGVAFFGPVISPAPKGEEAGRLWDGVRLVAGTDGFFELKRSRTRPPIFD; from the coding sequence ATGACTGAGCGAACCCCCGTCGATCTCTGGTTCGATCCCTTCTGCCCGTTCGCGTGGATGACCTCTCGCTGGTTGCTGGAGGTGGAGAAGGTGCGGTCGATCGAGCCGCGCTGGCACATCATGAGCCTCAACGTGCTGAACGAGGACAAAGACGTCCCGGAAAGCTATCGTGAGCTGATCGCCAAGGCCATCGGCCCGGTCCGGGTGGTCACCGCCGTGCAGGAGAAGTACGACTCCGAGACGGTCGGCCGCCTCTACACCGAGCTTGGCACCCGTTTGCACAACCAGGGCAGGGCCAAGGAGCTCGACAGGCTCCGCGAGACCGTCGAGGAGGCCCTGGAGGCCGCGGGGCTCGACCGCGCGTTCGCCGACGCGATGGACTCGACGGAGTTCGACGAGGCACTGCGCGCCTCGCACAACGACGGCATCGACCGGGTGGGCCAGGAGGTCGGCACCCCCGTGATCTCCGTCGAGGGCGTCGCCTTCTTCGGCCCGGTCATCTCGCCGGCCCCCAAGGGCGAGGAGGCGGGCAGGCTCTGGGACGGCGTGCGCCTGGTGGCGGGCACCGACGGTTTCTTCGAGCTCAAGCGCTCCAGGACCCGGCCGCCGATCTTCGACTGA
- a CDS encoding aldehyde dehydrogenase family protein, producing the protein MRHLYLNGAWQASASGESIDVVNPATEELIDRVPAGAPADVEAAVAAARAAFPSWSATLPAERGRILAAAADLIRERSDQIARIIATDMGAPYGLAMRVQTLMPAGVLASYAQLAETYDFEGGQVGNSRVFREPVGVVAAITPWNYPLHQVVCKVGAALAAGCTVVLKPSEVAPLAAFALAGIFDEVGLPAGVLNMVSGHGPVVGEALATHPDVDMVSFTGSTGAGRRVAALAAETIKRVALELGGKSASLILPDADLKTAVKATVANAFVNSGQTCSAWTRMIVHRDRYDEAVRLAVEAAGRYTVGDPFDEATRLGPLVSAAQRDRVVRYINRGQEEGARLVAGGADRPLERGFYVEPTVFAGVEPGMVIEQEEIFGPVLTIIPYLRGEDEAVDIANGTPYGLAGAVWAGDEQRAVAVARRLRTGQVAVNGGRFNPRAPFGGYKQSGLGRELGEFGLEEYLEIKAVQL; encoded by the coding sequence ATGCGTCACCTTTATCTGAACGGAGCCTGGCAGGCGTCCGCGTCGGGCGAGAGCATCGACGTGGTCAATCCCGCGACCGAGGAGCTGATCGACAGGGTTCCCGCCGGGGCGCCCGCCGACGTCGAGGCCGCCGTGGCCGCCGCCCGCGCGGCCTTCCCCTCCTGGTCCGCGACGCTCCCCGCCGAGCGGGGCAGGATCCTCGCTGCGGCCGCCGACCTGATACGGGAGCGCTCCGACCAGATAGCCAGGATCATCGCCACGGACATGGGTGCCCCGTACGGCCTGGCGATGAGGGTGCAGACGCTGATGCCGGCCGGGGTGCTGGCCTCGTACGCCCAGCTGGCCGAGACCTACGACTTCGAGGGCGGGCAGGTCGGCAACTCCCGCGTCTTCAGGGAGCCGGTCGGGGTGGTCGCCGCCATCACCCCCTGGAACTATCCGCTCCACCAGGTCGTCTGCAAGGTGGGCGCCGCGCTCGCCGCGGGCTGCACGGTCGTGCTGAAGCCCAGCGAGGTGGCGCCGCTCGCGGCCTTCGCGCTCGCCGGGATCTTCGACGAGGTCGGACTGCCCGCCGGGGTCCTCAACATGGTCAGCGGCCACGGCCCGGTGGTGGGCGAGGCCCTGGCCACCCATCCCGACGTGGACATGGTGTCGTTCACCGGCTCCACCGGGGCCGGGCGCCGGGTCGCCGCGCTCGCGGCCGAGACGATCAAGCGGGTGGCCCTGGAACTCGGCGGCAAGTCCGCCAGCCTGATCCTGCCGGACGCCGACCTGAAGACGGCGGTCAAGGCGACGGTGGCCAACGCCTTCGTCAACTCCGGCCAGACCTGTTCGGCATGGACCCGCATGATCGTCCATCGCGACCGGTACGACGAGGCCGTCCGCCTCGCGGTCGAGGCCGCGGGGAGATACACCGTCGGCGACCCCTTCGACGAGGCGACCAGGCTCGGCCCCCTCGTGTCCGCGGCCCAGCGCGACCGGGTCGTCCGCTACATCAACCGCGGCCAGGAGGAGGGTGCCCGGCTGGTCGCCGGAGGCGCCGACCGGCCCCTGGAACGCGGCTTCTACGTCGAGCCCACGGTGTTCGCCGGGGTGGAGCCGGGGATGGTGATCGAGCAGGAGGAGATCTTCGGCCCGGTCCTCACGATCATCCCCTACCTCCGGGGTGAGGACGAGGCGGTCGACATCGCCAACGGCACGCCGTACGGCCTGGCGGGCGCGGTGTGGGCGGGCGACGAGCAGCGGGCCGTCGCGGTCGCCCGGCGGCTGCGCACCGGCCAGGTGGCGGTCAACGGCGGCCGGTTCAACCCGCGGGCGCCCTTCGGCGGCTACAAACAGTCGGGCCTCGGCCGCGAGCTGGGCGAGTTCGGGCTCGAGGAGTATCTGGAGATCAAAGCCGTCCAGCTCTGA
- the def gene encoding peptide deformylase, which produces MRDIRVVGDPVLRTPAEPITDFDRDLRRMIDEMFAVMYAAQGVGLAGPQIGVSKRIFVYDCSNRKGHVINPELTVDDDAEVLDEEGCLSVPDRGTGTPIYARTPRAAGVTVSGLDRLGRPIRIRARGTLARCFQHETDHLDGRLYVDRLAREAARKVLLQAP; this is translated from the coding sequence ATGCGTGACATCCGAGTGGTCGGTGACCCTGTCCTGCGCACGCCCGCCGAGCCGATCACCGACTTCGACCGCGACCTGCGGCGCATGATCGACGAGATGTTCGCCGTGATGTACGCCGCGCAGGGCGTCGGCTTGGCCGGTCCGCAGATCGGCGTGTCGAAGCGGATCTTCGTCTACGACTGCAGCAACCGCAAGGGCCATGTGATCAACCCGGAACTGACCGTGGACGACGACGCCGAGGTCCTCGACGAGGAGGGCTGCCTGTCCGTCCCCGACCGCGGGACCGGCACCCCGATCTACGCCAGGACGCCCCGGGCCGCGGGGGTCACCGTGAGCGGCCTTGACCGGCTGGGGCGGCCGATCCGGATCAGGGCCCGCGGCACGCTGGCCCGCTGTTTCCAGCACGAGACCGACCACCTCGACGGCAGGCTCTACGTGGACAGGCTGGCCAGGGAGGCCGCGAGGAAGGTCCTGCTCCAGGCCCCCTGA
- a CDS encoding ribose-5-phosphate isomerase, with product MRVYIGADHAGYELKNHVVSWLKEHGHEVEDCGPFVYDAEDDYPPFVLRAAEGVVGDPGSLGVVIGGSGNGEQIAANKVRGVRAALAWSEETARLAREHNNANVVSVGARMHEPEEAIRFVETFLGTSYSGAERHNRRIAQLTSYETIGQLPPLP from the coding sequence GTGCGCGTCTATATCGGTGCCGACCATGCCGGCTATGAGCTCAAGAACCACGTCGTCTCCTGGCTGAAGGAGCACGGCCACGAGGTCGAGGACTGCGGTCCCTTCGTCTACGACGCGGAGGACGACTACCCGCCGTTCGTGCTGCGCGCGGCCGAGGGCGTCGTGGGCGACCCGGGCAGCCTGGGCGTCGTCATCGGCGGCTCGGGCAACGGCGAGCAGATCGCGGCCAACAAGGTGCGCGGCGTCCGCGCCGCCCTGGCCTGGAGCGAGGAGACCGCCAGGCTCGCCCGCGAGCACAACAACGCCAACGTGGTCAGCGTCGGCGCGCGGATGCACGAGCCGGAGGAGGCGATCCGGTTCGTCGAGACCTTCCTCGGCACCTCCTACTCCGGGGCCGAGCGGCACAACCGCAGGATCGCGCAGCTCACCTCGTACGAGACCATCGGCCAGCTCCCGCCGCTGCCGTAG
- a CDS encoding GNAT family N-acetyltransferase, producing the protein MTFSLRPISEAEWSAWNTVDEEAFGSVVPEHRQEIFRRNVEFDRSLGVFDGDLLVGTAATYSFSMNVPGGPIPVGGVTAVGVLPSHRRRGILSSLMTRQLSDLHERGEAVAALYAAEAAIYGRYGYGRAADCMVFRIPTANAAFTRHAPVDPALRLRVVRPADARSVLEKIYESAFEERPGLYARPPARWDTVLTDRESDQGGAGPLRAVVAEDDGGPRGYALFRIKASFDDHDLPTGELRLKELFGLDPAAYALLWRHVLDRDLVSHVFAQSRPSDDPLIHLLAEPRRLHALWLDDLWVRVVDVDRALTARRYSAPVDVVIEVEDTVCPWNARRWRLTADTSGARCVPSDDPADLALPVSVLGAAYLGGRPLAALLAAGVVRESRAGALRELSAAMSWGPAPWAGLVF; encoded by the coding sequence ATGACTTTCAGCCTGCGTCCGATCAGCGAAGCCGAATGGTCCGCCTGGAACACCGTGGACGAGGAGGCGTTCGGCAGCGTCGTCCCGGAACACCGGCAGGAGATCTTCAGGCGCAACGTCGAGTTCGACCGCTCGCTCGGCGTGTTCGACGGCGACCTGCTCGTGGGCACCGCCGCGACGTACAGCTTCAGCATGAACGTACCGGGCGGCCCGATCCCGGTCGGCGGCGTCACCGCGGTCGGCGTGCTGCCCTCGCACCGCCGCCGGGGCATCCTCTCCTCGCTGATGACCCGCCAGCTGTCCGACCTCCACGAGCGGGGCGAGGCCGTCGCCGCGCTCTACGCGGCCGAGGCCGCGATCTACGGGCGCTACGGCTACGGCAGGGCCGCGGACTGCATGGTCTTCCGGATCCCCACCGCGAACGCGGCCTTCACCCGGCACGCCCCGGTCGACCCCGCCCTGCGGCTGCGCGTCGTCAGGCCCGCGGACGCCAGGTCCGTCCTCGAGAAGATCTACGAGTCGGCGTTCGAGGAGCGTCCGGGACTGTACGCCCGGCCGCCCGCGCGCTGGGACACGGTGCTGACCGACCGGGAGTCCGACCAGGGCGGCGCCGGCCCGCTGCGCGCCGTGGTCGCCGAGGACGACGGCGGCCCGCGCGGTTACGCGCTCTTCAGGATCAAGGCCTCCTTCGACGACCACGACCTTCCCACCGGCGAGCTGCGGCTCAAGGAGCTGTTCGGCCTCGACCCCGCCGCCTACGCGCTGCTCTGGCGGCACGTCCTGGACCGCGACCTGGTTTCGCACGTCTTCGCCCAGAGCCGCCCCTCGGACGACCCGCTGATCCACCTGCTGGCCGAGCCGCGCCGACTCCACGCGCTCTGGCTGGACGACCTGTGGGTCCGCGTCGTGGACGTCGACCGGGCCCTCACCGCCCGCCGCTACAGCGCGCCGGTGGACGTGGTGATCGAGGTCGAGGACACCGTGTGCCCGTGGAACGCGCGCCGCTGGCGGCTGACGGCCGACACCTCCGGTGCCCGCTGCGTCCCCTCGGACGACCCCGCCGACCTGGCCCTGCCCGTCTCCGTGCTGGGCGCCGCCTACCTGGGCGGGCGACCGCTGGCGGCACTGCTGGCGGCGGGCGTGGTGCGGGAGTCGCGTGCGGGGGCCCTGCGGGAGCTGTCCGCGGCCATGTCCTGGGGCCCCGCCCCCTGGGCCGGCCTGGTCTTCTGA
- a CDS encoding PP2C family protein-serine/threonine phosphatase: MSSRPVPLLPPALRAFLVRVPLLVPIVRFLRRGPLARDRNLLITLILLTLLIGGLAARVSMEWFSPALMIPITLVAGLQLRLNSLAKLLCAVAVSLVYVAVVRGVGYIGPGLLVTFGFTAVLAALMARTRGKLGVQGLRGDVMLLELRDRLKSQSDLPPLPKEWGSKVVLKQAGGSSFGGDFLVSMREGDTMELALVDVSGKGVDAGTRALLLSGTFGGLLGSVTDFLPACNTYLHRQREAEGFVTAVHLRLNLVTGEYVITSAGHPPVVKFESGTGTWRVSTAKGVVLGVVPDLHCEADQGMLRKGDALMLYTDGLIEQPGRDIDAGLDRLLGEAERLMPSGFRDGARNLVASMSSGHNDDCALILIWRP; the protein is encoded by the coding sequence ATGAGTTCTCGTCCGGTGCCGCTGCTTCCTCCGGCGCTCCGCGCGTTCCTGGTCCGCGTCCCTCTTCTCGTTCCCATCGTGCGCTTCCTGCGGCGCGGCCCCCTGGCGCGCGACCGGAACCTGCTCATCACCCTCATCCTGCTCACCCTGCTGATCGGCGGGCTGGCCGCGAGGGTCTCCATGGAGTGGTTCTCCCCGGCGCTCATGATCCCGATCACCCTCGTGGCGGGGCTCCAGCTCAGGCTGAACAGTCTCGCCAAGCTGCTGTGCGCGGTCGCGGTCTCCCTGGTCTACGTGGCCGTGGTGCGGGGGGTGGGATACATCGGCCCCGGCCTGCTGGTCACCTTCGGCTTCACCGCGGTGCTGGCCGCGCTGATGGCCCGCACCCGAGGCAAGCTCGGTGTGCAGGGCCTGCGTGGCGACGTGATGCTGCTGGAGCTGCGCGACCGCCTCAAGAGCCAGAGCGACCTGCCCCCGCTGCCCAAGGAGTGGGGCTCCAAGGTCGTTCTCAAGCAGGCCGGAGGCTCCTCCTTCGGCGGCGACTTCCTGGTCTCCATGCGCGAGGGCGACACGATGGAGCTCGCCCTGGTCGACGTGTCCGGCAAGGGCGTCGACGCGGGCACCAGGGCGCTGCTGCTGTCGGGCACCTTCGGCGGGCTGCTCGGCTCGGTCACCGACTTCCTGCCCGCCTGCAACACCTACCTGCACCGCCAGCGCGAGGCCGAGGGCTTCGTCACGGCGGTCCACCTCCGGCTCAACCTCGTGACGGGCGAGTACGTCATCACCTCGGCCGGTCACCCCCCGGTGGTCAAGTTCGAGTCGGGCACCGGGACGTGGCGGGTCTCCACGGCCAAGGGCGTCGTCCTCGGCGTCGTGCCCGACCTGCACTGCGAGGCCGACCAGGGGATGCTGCGCAAGGGCGACGCGCTCATGCTCTACACCGACGGCCTGATCGAGCAGCCGGGGCGCGACATCGACGCCGGCCTGGACCGCCTGCTGGGAGAGGCCGAGCGCCTGATGCCCTCGGGGTTCCGCGACGGCGCCCGCAACCTGGTCGCCTCCATGTCGTCGGGCCACAACGACGACTGCGCCCTCATCCTCATCTGGCGCCCCTGA